In Sphaeramia orbicularis chromosome 14, fSphaOr1.1, whole genome shotgun sequence, the following are encoded in one genomic region:
- the mink1 gene encoding misshapen-like kinase 1 isoform X6: protein MSENAPTRSLDDIDLAALRDPAGIFELVEVVGNGTYGQVYKGRHVKTGQLAAIKVMDVTEEEEEEIKAEINMLKKYSHHRNIATYYGAFVKKSPPGHDDQLWLVMEFCGAGSVTDLVKNTKGSSLKEDWIAYICREILRGLSHLHAHKVIHRDIKGQNVLLTENAEVKLVDFGVSAQLDRTVGRRNTFIGTPYWMAPEVIACDENPDSTYDYRSDIWSLGITAIEMAEGAPPLCDMHPMRALFLIPRNPPPKLKSKKWTLTHVKVQEIH, encoded by the exons ATGTCTGAAAACGCCCCCACACGAAGCCTGGATGACATAGACCTCGCAGCTCTGAGG GATCCAGCAGGAATCTTCGAGCTTGTTGAGGTCGTCGGCAATGGGACCTATGGCCAGGTGTACAAG GGCCGTCACGTGAAGACGGGCCAGCTGGCGGCCATTAAGGTGATGGATgttacagaggaggaggaagaggagatcaAAGCGGAAATCAACATGCTGAAAAAATACAGCCACCACCGCAACATAGCCACGTACTACGGTGCCTTTGTCAAGAAGAGCCCACCAGGACACGATGACCAACTTTGG CTGGTGATGGAGTTTTGTGGGGCAGGTTCAGTGACAGACCTGGTGAAAAACACAAAGGGCAGCTCTCTTAAGGAGGACTGGATTGCTTACATCTGCAGAGAGATACTAAGG GGCCTTTCTCACCTCCATGCCCATAAAGTCATCCACAGGGACATTAAGGGACAGAACGTGCTGCTAACAGAGAATGCAGAGGTCAAACTAG TTGATTTTGGGGTGAGTGCTCAGCTTGACCGGACTGTGGGCCGTAGGAACACCTTCATTGGCACACCTTACTGGATGGCACCAGAGGTCATCGCCTGCGATGAAAACCCCGACTCCACCTATGACTACAGG AGTGATATCTGGTCCTTGGGGATTACAGCCATTGAGATGGCAGAGGGGGCTCCTC CTCTGTGTGACATGCATCCAATGAGAGCGCTCTTCCTGATTCCCAGGAATCCCCCTCCTAAACTTAAATCCAAAAAATG GACCCTAACGCATGTAAAG GTCCAAGAAATTCATTGA